In Natronococcus sp. AD-5, the genomic window CCGCGATCGCCGATGCCTCGTCGTCGGACGCCGCTGCAGCGATACGAACTTTCATGACAAATGTTGCGATGGGGGGCGCTAAAATCGTTTTCCCTCGCCGTCGGCGGATTCGGGACGACGGGTCGTCACGCTCACCGGTCGTTTCGGCCGCCGTGCTCGGGAGCGAGCAGCACCTGCAGGCACAACTGGTATCCTCAAATTCGGCTAGTTTTGCAGTAGCAACCGACTCTCCGGGTGTACGTGAAGATTAGCTATGACGGCCCGGAGGGAACGCCGAACGAGAGCTGCCCCACCAGTCTCGCAGATATGCCTGGAGTGAAGACAGAACGTCTCGTCCACCGTCTCGCAACGATTCGCGACCGGTTGGACGGTGAGATGGACCGTCGCGAATTCGTTCGTACCCTCGTCACCGGCGGGTACGCAGTCGGGATGGCCCACCTGCTCGGCGTCGACGACTTCCTCGCGGCCGACGACGGCGAGGTTCCCGTCGTCACCGCGCTGGTCCGGTCGGATCCGGACGACCCCTGGTCGCTCGAGGAGCGAACGCGGTCCGTTCCCGCCGAATGGTACGCCGCGGTCGAGAAGGCGGTCGAACTGAACGACCGCCTCTCCCGGGCCGCGTTTACGGGGTACCTCGGCAGCGCGGTCGTCCCCGGTACGTACGACTCCGGGAGTGCAACGGTCTCGGTCGGCGTCTCGCGGGACGTGGGCTCGGTTCGAGACGCGATCGGCGACCTCGCGGAGGGGGTCTCGCTGGACGTGCAAACGATCGTCGACGTCGAGGAGGTCGAGGACGGCGCCGACTTCTACCAGCCGCGGATGGTCGAGTCGCTCTCCGACGATCGGATCCCGGCCGGGGTCGCCTGCGAGACCCCCACGAGTCTGGCGACGCTCGGTCCCGCGTTGTTCCACCCGGACGACCGACAGCAGTACTTCGTGACGGCCGAACACGCCTTCGAGGACGGGACCGACGCCGACGCCCCGCTCTCGCTGCCGCTCTCGATGGACAATCCCGTCGAACTGGGAGCGGTTGCGTATAATCATCCGATCGAGGACATCGTCGCCGTCCAGCCCGACGGGGACCTCGTCCCGTCGACGTGGATAGACGCGCCGGAACCGGTTCGGGTTCGCGGCCAGTTCACCCGCTGGGGACTCGCCGACCTCATCGCTCGGGACGAGCGACTCGAGAAGGTCGGTGCCCTGACCGGCCACACGACCGGCCGGGTCCAGGGCTTCGACGCGGTGACCTGCTTCACCGACGAGTTCTGTCGCCGCGGGCAGATCCGCTGGGGCGGCGAGATGGACCTGACCGACGGCGACAGCGGCTCGGTGAGCTATCACCCCGATCCGGAGGGTGACGACCGAGACGTGCTCGTCGCGGGGTTCAACAACGCCCGTACGTGGTGGCCGGGACAGAGCTACGTCTGGGGCGTCGCCGCCTACCGGATCACCGATCAGTACGGGTACCACTTCTGAGCGCGAACGAACCGGAAACCAGCCACGACGAACACAGACCACCGATATCCGATGTCCGACGATCACTCCCCTCGGTCGACTCGCACCGCCGCCAGCCCCGCCGCCCTCGTGAGCGCCGGCGGCCGCCTTCTCGTCGATATTCTCGTCATCACTCTCTGGGTCCTGTTTCTGACGCTGCTGTTTCTTTCGACCAGCTGGCCCCGGTGGGCGTTCTACGCCCTGTTACTGGCCGGCGCCGGGCTCTACGTACAGTTCACCGCCGGCTGGTTGAGATCGTCCGAGACGGAATCCTGATCGAGACGGCGGAGAATATTGATCGAGGCGACGGAGGGAGTTAGTCGCCGGACTCGAGCGTCGACTCGAGGCGGTCGATCAGTTCGGCGTTGCCGACGTAGACGGGCGTTCGCTGGTGGAGTTCGTCGGCCTCGACCGACAGTAGCGACCGCTCGCCGTCGGAGGATCGGCCGCCGGCTCGCTCGACGACGTACCCGATCGGGTTCCCCTCGAACTGGAGGCGGAGCTTCCCCTCCGGGCGGGACTCGAGGCCGGGGTAGCCGAAGATCCCGCCGTAGGCGAGCACCTGATTGACGTCGCCGATCATCGCGCCGCCGTACCGGAGTTTGAGCTCGTCCTCGATCTCGCGGGCGTACCCGCGGAAGTCGTCGGGCCAGTCGGGGACGCGACCGCCGAAGCCGTAGACGGTCGGCTCGACGGGGAACGCGAGGTCGCGCTCGACGACGGTCCGCTCGCCGCCCGTGAGTTCGTACTCCGTGACGGTCTCCTCGGTCGCGACGACCATCGTCGTGATCGGACCGTAGAGGACGTAGCCGGCGGCGACGAGCGTCTCGCCGCGAGCCGGCAGCGCGGCGTCGTAGACCCCGAAGATCGTCCCCATCGCGTTGTTCGACTGCAGGTTCGACGAGCCGTCGAGCGGGTCGACCGCGACGGCGTAGCTACTCGAGTCCGTCCCGGGATCGGCGCCGCAGCCGAGCGGTTCCGCCCGCTCCTCGCTCGCGTACTGGCCGATCCCGTCGATCGACGAGAGCCGCTCCGCGAGCAGGTCGTCGGCCCAGACGTCGGCTTCCGCCTGGGTCTCCCCGCTCGGGTTCTCTCCGTCCGCCGCGCCGCGGCGACCGACGAGCCCCCGTCTGATCTCCGTCGCCGAGCGGCCGACCGTCGCGACGACCGCCTCGACGACTGGATCGGACACCGTCATTCCTCGAGTGCGGCGTCTGCGGTCTCCTCTTCGTAGATGACCCTCTCGAGCGCGTCGAGGATTCGGGTCGGGTCCTCGCGCTGCCAGACGTTGCGCCCGACGGCGAGCCCCTTGCAGCCGGCGGTGACGGCGGCCTCGACCGTCGAGAGGAACTCGTAGTCCGATTTCTTCGAGCCGCCGCTCATGACGACCTTCATGTCGCCGGCGGCCTTGCAGGCGTGTTCCATCGCCTCGGGGCTGCCGGGATACTTGACCTTCGCGATGTCTGCACCGGCCTCGAGGGCGACCCGCGTCGCGTAGGAGATCGTGCCGGGCTTGGTGTCGTTCTTGAGGCCCTGGCCGCGCGGGTACGACCACATGACGACGGGGAGGTCGTACTCGCGGGCCTTCTCCTGGACGTCGCGGAACTCCTCGAACATCTCGACCTCGTGGTTCGAGCCGCTGTAGACGGTAAAGCCGACCGCGTCGGCGCCGAGTTCGGCGGCGTAGTCGACCGAGCAGTTGACCGCCGAATCCGGCTCGCCCATCCACATGTTCGACGTGCCGTTGAGCTTCAGCAGAAGATTGACGTCGTCCTCGTAGCTCGGGTAGTACCCCTCGGCGATCCCCTTCTGGACGGCCATCGTGGTGACGGCGTCGTGGGCCGCCGTCTCGAAGACGGTCGACGGGTCGAGTTTCTCCGGTACCTCCTCGAAGTCGACCGGACCGTGTTCCAGGCCGTGGTCCATCGCGAGAATCAGTGACTTGCCATCGCGCACGATCGGAGAGTCGTCGATCGGGAGCATCTGACAGAAGGTCCAACAGGCCAGTATAAATCTCTGGT contains:
- a CDS encoding class I fructose-bisphosphate aldolase, with product MLPIDDSPIVRDGKSLILAMDHGLEHGPVDFEEVPEKLDPSTVFETAAHDAVTTMAVQKGIAEGYYPSYEDDVNLLLKLNGTSNMWMGEPDSAVNCSVDYAAELGADAVGFTVYSGSNHEVEMFEEFRDVQEKAREYDLPVVMWSYPRGQGLKNDTKPGTISYATRVALEAGADIAKVKYPGSPEAMEHACKAAGDMKVVMSGGSKKSDYEFLSTVEAAVTAGCKGLAVGRNVWQREDPTRILDALERVIYEEETADAALEE
- a CDS encoding class 1 fructose-bisphosphatase; this translates as MTVSDPVVEAVVATVGRSATEIRRGLVGRRGAADGENPSGETQAEADVWADDLLAERLSSIDGIGQYASEERAEPLGCGADPGTDSSSYAVAVDPLDGSSNLQSNNAMGTIFGVYDAALPARGETLVAAGYVLYGPITTMVVATEETVTEYELTGGERTVVERDLAFPVEPTVYGFGGRVPDWPDDFRGYAREIEDELKLRYGGAMIGDVNQVLAYGGIFGYPGLESRPEGKLRLQFEGNPIGYVVERAGGRSSDGERSLLSVEADELHQRTPVYVGNAELIDRLESTLESGD